One genomic segment of [Phormidium] sp. ETS-05 includes these proteins:
- a CDS encoding acetolactate synthase large subunit, whose product MNTAELLVRCLENEGVRYIFGLPGEENLAVLKALTNSSIQFITTRHEQGAAFMADVYGRLTGKAGVCLSTLGPGATNLMTGVADANLDGAPLVAITGQVGTDRMHIESHQYLDLVAMFEPVTKWNAQIVRPSITPELVRRAFKLAQTEKPGAVHIDLPENIAAMPVVGQPLTKDKQEKSYASYQSLNEAAALISRANNPLILVGNGALRANASAALTEFATRLQIPVTNTFMGKGVIPYTHPLALWTTGLQQRDLITCAFEETDLVIAVGYDLIEYSPKKWNPDGKTPIIHIGASYAEIDSSYIPQVEVVGDISDSLMEIVRRSDRQGKPTPHACGLRAEIRDDYEQYASDDSYPIKPQKLVYDLRQVMGPDDILISDVGAHKMWIARHYHCDRPNTCIISNGFAAMGIAIPGALAAKLVYPDRKIVAATGDGGFMMNCQELETALRVGTAFVTIIFHDGGYGLIEWKQHNHYNESAFIKFSNPDFVKFAESMGLKGYRIESAKQLIPTLKEALAQDVPAVIDCPVDYTENLRFSKKAGAISCPV is encoded by the coding sequence TTGAACACAGCCGAACTCCTAGTCCGATGTCTCGAAAATGAAGGTGTTCGCTACATCTTCGGACTACCGGGGGAAGAAAACCTCGCTGTTCTAAAAGCTCTCACTAACTCCTCGATTCAATTTATCACCACTCGCCACGAGCAAGGCGCTGCCTTTATGGCGGATGTGTATGGACGCCTTACGGGTAAAGCTGGGGTTTGTCTATCTACTCTCGGCCCCGGTGCCACTAACCTGATGACTGGTGTTGCTGATGCTAACCTGGATGGTGCCCCTCTGGTAGCCATTACGGGCCAGGTGGGCACCGATCGGATGCACATCGAATCCCACCAGTATCTGGACTTGGTGGCGATGTTTGAACCAGTGACAAAGTGGAACGCCCAAATTGTCCGCCCCAGCATCACCCCAGAATTGGTCCGCCGCGCTTTTAAGCTGGCGCAGACGGAAAAACCGGGAGCGGTGCATATCGACTTACCGGAAAATATCGCCGCGATGCCAGTGGTGGGTCAACCCCTGACCAAAGATAAGCAGGAAAAAAGCTATGCCTCTTATCAGAGTCTGAATGAGGCGGCGGCTTTGATTTCCCGGGCAAACAACCCCCTGATTTTAGTGGGCAACGGCGCCCTCCGGGCTAATGCGTCTGCGGCTTTGACGGAATTTGCCACCCGCCTGCAAATCCCGGTGACTAATACGTTTATGGGTAAAGGGGTGATTCCTTATACTCATCCTCTGGCGCTCTGGACCACGGGTTTGCAACAGCGGGATTTAATCACCTGTGCTTTTGAAGAGACTGATTTGGTGATTGCCGTGGGTTACGATTTGATTGAATATTCCCCGAAAAAGTGGAATCCTGACGGCAAAACTCCGATTATCCACATCGGCGCTAGTTATGCGGAGATTGACAGCAGCTATATTCCACAAGTGGAAGTGGTGGGGGATATTTCTGATTCCCTGATGGAAATTGTCCGCCGATCGGATCGTCAAGGGAAACCGACTCCTCACGCCTGCGGGCTACGAGCCGAAATTCGGGATGATTACGAGCAGTATGCTTCGGATGACAGCTACCCGATTAAACCACAAAAGTTGGTTTATGATTTGCGGCAAGTTATGGGACCGGATGATATTCTGATTTCTGATGTGGGAGCCCACAAGATGTGGATTGCTCGCCACTATCACTGCGATCGTCCCAACACCTGCATTATCTCTAATGGTTTTGCGGCGATGGGTATCGCTATCCCTGGCGCTCTCGCGGCGAAACTGGTTTACCCCGATCGGAAAATCGTCGCCGCTACTGGCGATGGCGGTTTTATGATGAACTGTCAAGAACTGGAAACCGCCCTCCGCGTCGGCACCGCTTTTGTTACCATCATCTTCCATGATGGCGGTTACGGCTTAATCGAGTGGAAGCAGCATAACCACTATAATGAGTCTGCTTTCATCAAGTTTAGCAACCCCGATTTTGTCAAATTTGCCGAAAGTATGGGCTTAAAAGGCTACCGCATCGAATCAGCGAAACAACTGATTCCCACTCTGAAAGAAGCTCTCGCCCAAGATGTCCCCGCCGTCATTGACTGTCCGGTGGACTACACGGAAAATCTCCGCTTCAGCAAAAAAGCTGGTGCCATTAGCTGCCCTGTCTAA
- a CDS encoding NAD-dependent succinate-semialdehyde dehydrogenase, translating to MPIATINPATGETLKTFTPLTDGELEAKLAKAKTVFEAYRRTSFAERSQWMNAAADILEARKGEFAAIMTVEMGKTLKSAVAEVEKCALVCRYYGEKAPEFLADVLVQTDASTSFVRYQPLGPVLAVMPWNFPFWQVFRFAAPALMAGNVGLLKHASNVPQCALAIEEIFLKAGLPEGAFQTLLVGADKVAQIVADDRVMAATLTGSEPAGASMAANCGKQIKKTVLELGGSDPFIVLESADLETAVATATTARMINNGQSCIAAKRFIVSEAIADEFERRLVAKFQALKVGDPMQPDTDIGPLATPGILQDIDNQVQACIQTGARVPVGGKPLSDRSGNFYPPTLLTDIPPGASAYNEEFFGPVAMLFRVKDIDAAIELANSTPFGLGASAWTQVEAEANRLIEEIEAGAVFINGMVKSDPRLPFGGIKRSGYGRELSSQGIHEFVNIKTVWVK from the coding sequence ATGCCGATCGCTACAATTAACCCGGCAACAGGGGAAACACTGAAGACGTTTACGCCGCTAACGGATGGGGAGTTAGAGGCGAAGCTGGCAAAAGCAAAAACGGTATTTGAAGCTTACCGCCGCACGTCTTTTGCTGAAAGATCCCAATGGATGAACGCCGCCGCCGATATCTTGGAGGCGCGCAAAGGGGAGTTTGCTGCCATTATGACGGTGGAAATGGGCAAAACCCTGAAGTCTGCTGTGGCGGAGGTGGAAAAATGCGCTTTGGTGTGCCGCTATTACGGGGAAAAGGCACCGGAATTTTTAGCGGATGTATTGGTGCAAACTGATGCTAGCACTAGCTTTGTCCGCTATCAGCCTCTCGGTCCGGTGCTGGCGGTGATGCCGTGGAATTTTCCTTTTTGGCAGGTGTTTCGCTTTGCTGCTCCTGCTTTGATGGCGGGGAATGTGGGTTTGCTCAAACATGCTTCTAATGTCCCTCAATGTGCTTTGGCGATTGAGGAGATTTTCCTGAAGGCGGGTTTACCCGAGGGGGCGTTCCAAACTTTGTTAGTGGGTGCTGACAAAGTGGCGCAAATTGTGGCGGACGATCGGGTAATGGCGGCTACCCTCACGGGGAGCGAGCCTGCGGGGGCTTCAATGGCTGCAAATTGTGGCAAACAAATTAAAAAAACTGTTCTAGAATTAGGAGGGAGCGATCCGTTTATTGTTCTAGAAAGTGCGGATTTGGAAACAGCGGTTGCTACTGCTACTACAGCCCGGATGATTAACAATGGCCAATCCTGCATCGCCGCTAAACGGTTTATTGTCAGTGAGGCGATCGCTGACGAATTTGAGCGGCGGCTGGTGGCGAAATTCCAGGCATTAAAAGTGGGCGACCCGATGCAGCCGGACACCGATATCGGCCCGCTGGCGACTCCCGGTATTTTACAAGATATTGACAATCAAGTACAAGCGTGCATCCAAACTGGTGCCCGGGTTCCCGTGGGAGGCAAACCCCTCTCAGACCGATCGGGCAACTTTTATCCGCCTACTTTATTGACGGATATTCCCCCAGGGGCATCCGCTTATAATGAAGAATTTTTTGGCCCAGTGGCAATGCTATTCCGAGTCAAGGATATCGATGCGGCCATTGAACTAGCTAACAGCACTCCGTTTGGCTTGGGAGCCAGTGCCTGGACGCAGGTAGAAGCCGAGGCGAATCGTTTGATTGAGGAAATAGAAGCCGGAGCCGTCTTTATCAACGGCATGGTTAAATCTGACCCCCGTCTCCCCTTTGGCGGCATTAAGCGTTCCGGTTACGGGCGCGAATTGAGCAGCCAAGGTATTCACGAATTCGTGAATATCAAAACCGTTTGGGTCAAATAA
- a CDS encoding YdcF family protein, with translation MNILSSKRKKQRFFLWASSTFLLLLVSFIPVRLMVAYHQAPLPQAILTLGGGIDREKFTAEFAQNHPKLDIWVSSGIPPLNAGAIFAAADIPEQRVYLDYDAVDTVTNFTTMVADFRRRNIQHVYLITSDFHMPRAKAIAYIVFGSQGIAFTPITVPSNRPPESSLRIARDAGRSLLWLVTGRTGASLNPRYSALTTRREQG, from the coding sequence ATGAATATTCTCTCATCCAAGCGTAAAAAACAGCGCTTTTTCCTCTGGGCTAGCTCTACCTTTCTCCTGCTGCTAGTCAGTTTTATCCCGGTGCGCCTAATGGTAGCCTACCACCAAGCGCCCCTCCCCCAAGCTATTCTCACCCTCGGCGGTGGGATAGACAGAGAAAAATTTACCGCCGAGTTTGCCCAAAATCATCCCAAACTAGATATTTGGGTATCTTCGGGTATTCCCCCCCTAAACGCGGGGGCAATTTTTGCTGCCGCCGATATCCCCGAACAGCGGGTTTATCTGGACTACGACGCGGTGGATACGGTGACTAATTTTACTACGATGGTGGCCGATTTCCGGCGCCGGAATATTCAACATGTGTATTTAATTACCTCTGATTTTCATATGCCCAGAGCCAAAGCGATCGCCTATATCGTCTTTGGCTCTCAAGGTATCGCCTTCACCCCCATTACCGTCCCCTCCAACCGCCCCCCCGAATCTTCCCTGCGAATTGCCAGAGATGCGGGCCGTTCCCTTTTGTGGCTTGTCACTGGACGTACCGGAGCTAGCCTTAACCCCCGCTATTCCGCATTGACTACCCGGAGGGAGCAGGGGTGA
- the xth gene encoding exodeoxyribonuclease III codes for MKIATWNVNSIRSRSEHLTQWLQTNPVTVLCLQETKVIDADFPREPFEELGYHLYFSGQKSYNGVAIFSQSPLEEVTIGFTPILGSDYSDWDEQKRVISGVLDGIRIVNVYVPNGAEVGSDKYDYKLQWLEILGKYLQNLIDKNPHLCICGDFNIALEARDIYKKTKDTDIMASPRERAALSALLELGLQDAFRKFTPDGGHYTWWDYRRGGFENQRGWRIDHHYLSAELYNRCSDCVIDTIPRGWEKPSDHTPAILTL; via the coding sequence ATGAAAATTGCTACTTGGAATGTGAACTCGATTCGCTCCCGCTCTGAGCATCTCACCCAATGGTTACAGACTAACCCGGTGACGGTTCTCTGTTTACAGGAAACTAAGGTCATTGATGCGGATTTTCCCAGAGAACCATTCGAGGAATTGGGTTATCATCTCTATTTTTCTGGCCAAAAGTCTTATAATGGTGTCGCTATTTTTAGTCAATCTCCCCTAGAAGAGGTAACTATCGGTTTTACGCCGATTCTCGGTAGTGATTATAGTGACTGGGATGAGCAAAAACGGGTGATTTCTGGTGTATTGGACGGCATCCGCATTGTTAATGTTTATGTGCCGAATGGTGCGGAGGTGGGTAGTGACAAATATGATTACAAGCTGCAATGGCTGGAAATTTTGGGCAAATATTTGCAAAATTTAATTGACAAAAATCCTCATTTGTGCATTTGTGGTGATTTTAATATTGCCCTAGAAGCGCGGGATATTTATAAAAAGACTAAAGACACGGATATTATGGCTTCTCCTAGGGAGCGGGCAGCTTTATCTGCTCTTCTGGAATTGGGTTTACAAGATGCTTTTCGCAAGTTTACCCCAGACGGCGGACATTATACCTGGTGGGATTATCGTCGGGGCGGTTTTGAGAACCAGCGCGGTTGGCGCATTGACCATCATTACTTGAGTGCAGAGCTTTACAACCGTTGCAGTGACTGCGTTATCGATACGATTCCTCGCGGGTGGGAAAAACCGAGCGACCATACACCTGCCATTTTGACGCTGTAA
- a CDS encoding SDR family oxidoreductase, translating to MYLVTGATGSLGRRVVRVLRDRSQPVRGFVRLTSDYGELEERGAEIFIGDLRRDRDIEKATQGVRYVISTHGANARSTNPDEIDYRANIDLIDSAKAAGVEHFVFISVLGADRGYQDSPVFKAKREVEKYLEKSGLNYTILRPSGFASDLIPFAEKFRQTGIYLTLSDLKNRSSTVSTEDLAQIAVTATTLAAAKNKIFPVGGPEILTRDEIPRIFGRIFNREPIIINPPLFLFDGIRTTLGFVNPELQKALGTLRVLLADEFYCTTEEIETLETTFDIKLERLEDYLRRNLGF from the coding sequence ATGTATTTGGTAACTGGAGCTACTGGAAGTTTGGGCAGGCGGGTGGTGCGGGTACTGCGCGATCGCTCCCAACCCGTGCGGGGGTTTGTCCGTCTCACTAGCGACTACGGCGAATTAGAAGAGCGGGGAGCGGAGATATTTATCGGCGACTTGCGACGCGATCGGGATATCGAAAAAGCGACCCAAGGCGTCCGCTACGTCATCAGCACCCACGGCGCCAACGCCAGAAGCACCAACCCCGATGAAATCGACTATCGCGCTAACATCGACCTGATTGATAGCGCCAAAGCGGCTGGGGTAGAGCATTTCGTGTTTATCTCGGTTTTGGGAGCCGATCGGGGCTACCAAGACTCCCCCGTATTCAAAGCCAAACGGGAAGTAGAAAAATACCTGGAAAAAAGCGGCTTAAACTACACCATTCTCCGCCCTTCCGGTTTCGCCTCCGACCTCATCCCCTTCGCCGAAAAATTCCGTCAAACCGGGATTTATCTCACCCTATCGGACCTGAAAAACCGCAGTTCCACCGTCAGCACCGAGGACCTGGCGCAAATTGCCGTCACCGCCACTACCCTGGCGGCGGCGAAAAACAAAATCTTCCCCGTAGGTGGCCCAGAAATTCTGACTCGGGACGAAATACCCCGCATCTTCGGGCGCATTTTCAACCGCGAACCCATCATTATCAATCCGCCTCTATTCTTATTTGATGGCATTCGCACTACCCTGGGTTTCGTCAACCCCGAGCTGCAAAAAGCTCTCGGTACTCTCCGCGTCTTGCTCGCCGATGAATTTTACTGCACCACGGAAGAAATCGAAACTCTAGAAACCACATTTGACATCAAACTAGAACGCCTGGAAGACTACCTCCGCCGCAATTTAGGCTTTTGA